The following are encoded in a window of Candidatus Nitrospira nitrificans genomic DNA:
- the rsmD gene encoding 16S rRNA (guanine(966)-N(2))-methyltransferase RsmD encodes MLSGMRVIAGTHRGRRLYGPRTRALRPTSDRVREALFSILGNRLRNGRFLDLYAGTGAVGIEAVSRGAEHVTSVESNRDALKLLHQNLELCHIGDEIAVRGQTVQQFLNHAVQWNGPYDIVFADPPYAEASELASLLTESQTQDLFAQDSWLVIEHAAKTDLPMSLGCTRFLRRYRYGDTALSLYFRSPTVPA; translated from the coding sequence ATGTTGTCTGGTATGCGTGTGATCGCTGGTACCCACCGAGGTCGTCGACTTTACGGGCCGCGAACACGTGCTCTTCGCCCAACCTCTGACCGTGTTCGAGAAGCTCTGTTTTCAATTCTCGGTAATCGACTTAGGAACGGCCGCTTTTTGGACCTCTATGCTGGGACCGGAGCCGTGGGGATCGAAGCCGTCAGTCGTGGCGCTGAACACGTGACCTCCGTCGAGTCGAACCGGGATGCCTTGAAACTGCTGCACCAAAACCTTGAGCTCTGTCACATCGGCGATGAAATAGCCGTGCGGGGTCAGACCGTTCAACAATTTCTTAACCATGCCGTTCAGTGGAACGGTCCCTATGATATTGTCTTTGCCGATCCTCCCTACGCCGAGGCGTCCGAACTAGCGTCATTGCTGACTGAGTCTCAGACGCAGGATCTGTTTGCCCAGGACTCATGGCTGGTCATCGAGCATGCCGCGAAAACCGACTTACCCATGTCGTTGGGGTGCACCAGGTTTTTACGTCGGTATCGCTACGGTGATACCGCCTTATCCCTCTACTTCCGTTCCCCGACTGTACCGGCATGA
- the coaD gene encoding pantetheine-phosphate adenylyltransferase — translation MKIGIYPGTFDPITHGHADIITRSLRVFDKVVVAVAPNPSKHPLFNLAERLDMVQLVMKDVGQVEVTPFDGLLVNYVEQSGAHAIIRGLRAISDFEHEFQMALVNRKLAKTVETVFLMPSEEYSYLSSTIIKDVAQHGGNLSDFLHPEVARRLQARIRSLKS, via the coding sequence ATGAAAATCGGCATTTATCCAGGCACTTTCGATCCCATTACGCATGGCCATGCCGACATCATCACCCGAAGCCTCCGCGTATTCGACAAGGTAGTCGTGGCCGTCGCACCGAATCCGTCTAAACATCCGCTCTTCAATTTGGCCGAGCGCCTTGATATGGTACAGCTGGTCATGAAGGATGTCGGACAGGTTGAGGTCACACCGTTCGATGGGTTGCTCGTCAACTATGTCGAGCAGTCAGGCGCCCATGCAATCATCCGCGGCTTGCGCGCCATTTCAGACTTTGAACATGAGTTTCAGATGGCGCTCGTCAACCGAAAACTTGCGAAGACGGTGGAGACGGTATTCTTGATGCCGAGCGAAGAATACTCCTACTTGTCTTCGACGATCATCAAAGACGTGGCACAGCACGGGGGAAATTTGAGCGATTTCCTTCATCCGGAAGTCGCCCGACGCCTACAAGCTCGTATCCGGAGTCTCAAATCATGA
- the fusA gene encoding elongation factor G yields MDAVRLEPIKNVAIVSNAGAGKTSLCEALLYVGGAIPQLGSVAHGTTVSDFEPEELRHRNSTSTSLLQFTWNHTAINLIDTPGALDLLGEPLAALQAADAVILLLSGTIGVRTELTQLWTRIKELDLPCLVFVNGLDKEGALFESALEICHKQLGCVPLPMTVPVNLGVNFDSVLDVRHEKLVRSGPSSAKVEQLSVSHALESMLNEAHQRLVETVAENGETLLETYLAKGELSPEDLLQGLRRDIQTKHFLPIYGGSATQNVGVWSLLDAMVTLLPSPSERGAAHPWHGIHPETHEGCERKGSVQEPFSAYVFKTIIDPFAGRLSYCRVLSGTVRADATVLNASKHVRERLGHFYTVLGKRHVAVDSARGGEIVAIGKLKDTQTGDTLCQEAAPICYPVLSLPKPILSFAIEAKSKTDIDKVSLGLHKLIEEDPSLAFSRNAETKEMVLSGMGQFHIDLALEKLHRKFGADVILHTPKVPYRETLKTKSQAQGKYKKQTGGHGQYGDCWLEVAPLPRGHGYAFENRVVGGAIPRNFIPAVEKGVLEAMHEGPLSGFPVVDVQVAVYDGSYHTVDSSEMSFKIAGSMAFKKAIETAHPVLLEPVMTVEIDTPTDTVGAIMGDLSARRGRILSVNAHDNAEQIKALVPLAELLRYATALNAMTGGRGSYVMDFAQYDEVPRELVSKIIERQKGEGQAATTH; encoded by the coding sequence ATGGATGCAGTCCGTCTGGAGCCCATCAAAAACGTGGCCATCGTATCCAACGCCGGTGCCGGGAAGACCTCTCTCTGTGAGGCCTTGCTGTATGTCGGTGGTGCGATCCCTCAGCTCGGTTCCGTGGCGCATGGGACCACCGTGTCTGATTTTGAGCCTGAAGAACTTCGGCATCGCAATTCGACAAGCACCAGCCTCCTTCAATTCACCTGGAATCACACCGCCATCAACCTGATTGATACTCCCGGCGCACTCGATCTTCTCGGCGAACCGCTCGCCGCCCTGCAGGCTGCCGATGCGGTCATCCTGCTTCTGAGTGGAACCATAGGAGTACGGACAGAGTTGACACAGCTGTGGACAAGGATCAAAGAGTTGGACCTTCCCTGTCTGGTGTTTGTGAATGGACTCGACAAGGAAGGCGCATTATTCGAGAGCGCTCTGGAGATCTGTCACAAACAGCTCGGGTGTGTTCCTCTCCCTATGACGGTTCCGGTCAACCTCGGCGTGAATTTTGACAGCGTACTTGACGTACGACATGAGAAGCTGGTGCGGTCAGGGCCGAGTTCAGCGAAAGTCGAACAGCTATCGGTTTCACATGCTCTAGAGAGCATGCTGAACGAAGCGCACCAGCGACTCGTGGAGACGGTCGCGGAAAACGGGGAAACCTTGCTGGAGACCTACTTGGCCAAGGGAGAGTTGAGCCCAGAGGACCTTCTGCAAGGGCTTCGACGTGACATTCAGACGAAACACTTCCTTCCCATCTACGGCGGATCCGCTACGCAGAATGTCGGAGTCTGGTCCTTATTGGACGCGATGGTCACGTTATTGCCGTCACCCTCCGAACGTGGCGCGGCTCATCCATGGCACGGCATTCACCCAGAGACCCATGAAGGCTGTGAGAGGAAGGGGAGTGTACAGGAACCGTTTTCAGCCTATGTCTTCAAGACCATCATCGACCCATTCGCCGGCCGGTTGTCCTATTGCCGTGTCCTGTCGGGAACAGTCCGTGCCGACGCCACGGTCCTGAATGCGTCCAAACATGTCCGAGAGAGGCTCGGCCATTTCTACACGGTGTTGGGCAAACGTCATGTGGCCGTCGACTCCGCACGAGGGGGAGAAATCGTGGCGATCGGGAAGCTCAAGGATACACAGACCGGCGACACGCTGTGCCAAGAAGCGGCTCCCATCTGTTACCCCGTGCTGAGCCTGCCAAAGCCGATCTTGTCGTTCGCGATTGAAGCCAAGTCCAAGACGGACATCGACAAGGTCAGCCTCGGGCTTCACAAACTCATCGAAGAGGATCCCTCGTTGGCATTCTCGCGCAACGCTGAAACCAAGGAGATGGTGCTCAGCGGCATGGGACAGTTCCACATCGATTTGGCGCTCGAGAAACTCCATCGAAAGTTCGGAGCCGATGTCATACTCCACACGCCGAAGGTCCCATACCGGGAAACGCTCAAGACGAAATCACAAGCGCAGGGCAAGTACAAGAAACAAACCGGCGGTCATGGCCAATATGGTGATTGCTGGCTTGAAGTGGCGCCGCTCCCGCGCGGTCACGGGTACGCGTTCGAGAATCGCGTGGTCGGAGGAGCGATTCCACGAAACTTCATTCCCGCCGTCGAAAAAGGGGTCCTCGAGGCCATGCATGAGGGACCGTTGAGTGGATTTCCGGTCGTCGATGTGCAGGTGGCCGTCTATGACGGATCCTACCATACGGTCGATTCGTCGGAGATGTCGTTCAAAATCGCGGGGTCGATGGCATTCAAAAAAGCGATCGAGACCGCGCATCCCGTGTTATTGGAGCCGGTCATGACGGTGGAAATCGATACGCCGACCGACACGGTCGGGGCGATCATGGGAGACTTGAGCGCCCGAAGGGGGCGAATCCTATCCGTCAATGCGCACGACAATGCCGAACAGATCAAAGCCCTGGTTCCGCTGGCTGAACTGCTTCGATATGCGACGGCCCTCAACGCCATGACCGGCGGACGGGGCAGCTATGTCATGGATTTCGCGCAGTATGATGAAGTGCCGAGAGAGCTGGTCTCTAAGATCATCGAGCGACAGAAGGGGGAAGGGCAAGCCGCCACGACCCACTGA
- the radC gene encoding RadC family protein yields MASKGPRKGIAYWPKTERPRERLLAKGSEALSDAHLLAILLRTGRRDSSAVQVAIELLDRVGGLGGLAACGIEELCAIPGIGPAKAAQLKAALALGRRSLAVPLSTGTRISSSSDLFKHFHPALRDLKHELFKVVLLDAKNIVIKEATVSEGSLTLSIVHPREVFALAVRESAAAVIFLHNHPSGDPTPSLEDRRLTDRLATAGTLLGIRVLDHMIIGDGRYVSFADEGWLTGQGDEYEGP; encoded by the coding sequence GTGGCAAGCAAGGGACCGAGAAAGGGCATTGCGTACTGGCCAAAGACCGAGCGCCCCCGTGAGCGTCTTCTTGCCAAAGGATCAGAGGCCTTATCCGATGCCCATCTTCTCGCCATCCTCCTGAGAACCGGCCGCCGCGATTCATCCGCTGTACAGGTGGCCATCGAGCTCCTTGATCGAGTCGGTGGACTGGGAGGATTGGCGGCCTGCGGCATTGAAGAACTCTGCGCGATCCCCGGCATCGGTCCTGCCAAAGCCGCCCAACTCAAAGCTGCATTGGCCTTAGGAAGACGGTCTCTGGCCGTTCCACTGTCCACCGGCACTCGTATTTCCTCAAGCTCGGATCTGTTCAAACACTTTCACCCTGCGCTCCGTGATCTGAAACACGAACTCTTCAAGGTCGTGCTGCTCGACGCAAAAAATATCGTGATCAAAGAGGCCACGGTCTCAGAAGGAAGCCTTACGCTCAGCATCGTCCATCCACGTGAGGTGTTTGCGCTTGCGGTGCGCGAATCTGCGGCTGCCGTCATTTTTCTTCACAATCATCCCAGCGGAGATCCCACTCCAAGCCTGGAAGATCGGCGATTGACCGATCGACTCGCAACAGCCGGCACGCTATTAGGCATTCGTGTTTTGGACCACATGATCATCGGAGACGGCCGGTATGTGAGTTTTGCCGACGAGGGATGGCTGACCGGACAGGGGGATGAGTACGAAGGACCCTAA
- a CDS encoding DUF3450 domain-containing protein, whose product MAHHPTRVFSIVVGFGLALGLVGCDYWPPALQAEIEQLRSEIQTLAIEKFQLQAQVTDLSRGKQELQGQLDELSRIGREKTGMITSLQNQLDATRARIVKSMAPKAALHKTQAKSTGRTANKLPAKNLPKTQTGKHQAPKAIGVR is encoded by the coding sequence ATGGCACACCACCCGACGCGAGTGTTCAGCATAGTCGTTGGTTTCGGCCTTGCGCTTGGCCTTGTGGGATGTGATTATTGGCCGCCGGCCTTACAGGCTGAGATCGAACAATTGAGATCAGAAATTCAGACTCTGGCGATTGAGAAGTTTCAGCTTCAGGCTCAAGTCACCGATTTGTCCCGGGGCAAACAGGAGCTGCAGGGACAGCTTGATGAACTGAGCCGCATCGGTCGTGAAAAAACCGGTATGATCACCAGCCTTCAAAATCAGCTGGATGCGACCCGCGCGAGGATAGTGAAGTCGATGGCTCCGAAGGCAGCGCTGCATAAAACACAGGCAAAATCAACCGGAAGGACCGCGAACAAACTACCTGCTAAAAATCTCCCGAAGACACAGACTGGCAAACACCAGGCTCCCAAGGCAATCGGTGTTCGATAA
- a CDS encoding FmdB family zinc ribbon protein, with protein MPIYEYQCDGCSYRFEVKQSIKDDPLSTCERCGKAIRRLISSPGIMFKGSGWYVTDYSDKLKPPSSTGSETGGTGSGEKSAGEKKEPAAAAPSSAAPSSTAPATAASSSASPSTPSTTTPSSSQ; from the coding sequence GTGCCGATTTACGAATATCAGTGTGACGGCTGTTCGTATCGTTTTGAAGTGAAGCAGAGCATCAAAGATGACCCGCTCTCGACATGTGAACGATGTGGGAAAGCGATCAGACGGCTGATTTCATCGCCGGGGATCATGTTTAAGGGGAGCGGCTGGTATGTCACCGACTACTCCGACAAGCTCAAACCTCCGTCCAGCACGGGCAGCGAAACCGGTGGGACAGGTTCAGGAGAAAAGAGTGCCGGAGAAAAGAAAGAGCCGGCTGCGGCTGCTCCATCAAGCGCTGCCCCTTCTTCTACAGCGCCGGCGACTGCGGCATCAAGTAGCGCGTCACCGTCTACACCGAGTACGACGACGCCCTCCTCTTCACAATAG
- a CDS encoding pyridoxal phosphate-dependent aminotransferase, translating to MKLAARVGRIAPSPTLAMAATAKAMAAQGLDVIDFSAGEPDFDTPDPVKAAAEAAIREGFTKYTPSSGIDELRSAIADKFQAELGLRYEKTQILVSCGAKHSLYNVAEALLEAGDEIIIPIPYWVSYADQALLNDATPVLLPTKEEDGYAVHAPELERLITSRTKAIIVNSPCNPTGATYDRATLEQIAAAAVRHDLLIISDEIYEKVLYDGATHISIASLGSEIAARTVIINGVSKSYAMTGWRIGYAAGPKDLMTAMANIQSQSTSNPCSISQKAAVAALRLGEPFTRVMVEEFSRRRTAIVGGLNQIPGVSCRMPSGAFYAFPNVKGLLGKRGPAGVLKTPNDVAQYLLHDARIAVVPGEPFGSLEHLRLSYATSMTNITRGLERIGQAFAKLT from the coding sequence ATGAAACTGGCAGCACGTGTCGGTCGTATTGCACCCTCTCCGACGTTGGCCATGGCTGCAACCGCCAAGGCCATGGCCGCGCAAGGACTCGATGTCATCGACTTTTCAGCCGGAGAACCGGATTTCGACACGCCGGATCCGGTGAAGGCCGCGGCAGAAGCGGCGATACGCGAGGGATTCACCAAATACACACCTTCGTCAGGGATCGATGAGTTGCGGAGCGCGATTGCCGACAAGTTTCAAGCCGAACTTGGGCTTCGGTATGAGAAGACTCAAATCCTTGTCTCCTGCGGGGCCAAACACTCGCTCTATAATGTGGCGGAGGCGTTGCTCGAAGCGGGTGACGAGATCATCATTCCGATCCCCTACTGGGTTTCGTATGCGGATCAGGCGCTTCTCAACGATGCGACGCCGGTTCTATTACCAACCAAGGAAGAGGACGGGTACGCCGTCCATGCGCCAGAGTTGGAACGACTGATTACGTCGAGAACCAAAGCCATCATCGTGAACAGCCCGTGCAACCCGACCGGCGCCACGTATGATAGGGCGACGCTGGAACAAATCGCTGCAGCAGCGGTTCGGCACGACCTCTTGATCATTTCGGATGAGATTTATGAAAAAGTGCTCTATGATGGAGCCACGCATATCAGCATTGCCTCATTGGGATCGGAGATCGCGGCCCGGACGGTCATCATCAATGGCGTCTCAAAATCTTATGCCATGACAGGGTGGCGCATCGGGTACGCGGCCGGTCCCAAAGATCTGATGACCGCGATGGCCAATATTCAGAGCCAGAGCACATCGAATCCTTGCTCGATCTCGCAAAAGGCCGCCGTTGCTGCATTGCGTCTCGGGGAACCCTTCACTCGCGTAATGGTGGAAGAGTTTTCCCGACGCCGAACCGCCATCGTGGGAGGACTGAACCAGATTCCCGGTGTGTCATGCCGAATGCCGAGCGGGGCCTTCTATGCGTTCCCTAACGTGAAAGGCTTGTTGGGGAAACGTGGACCTGCGGGAGTACTGAAGACCCCGAATGACGTGGCACAGTATCTCTTGCATGACGCGCGAATCGCGGTCGTGCCGGGTGAACCGTTTGGAAGTCTGGAACATCTCCGGCTCTCCTATGCCACCAGTATGACAAATATCACCCGAGGACTTGAGCGAATAGGACAAGCGTTCGCGAAGTTGACGTAA